In Scyliorhinus canicula chromosome 8, sScyCan1.1, whole genome shotgun sequence, one DNA window encodes the following:
- the sap30l gene encoding histone deacetylase complex subunit SAP30L, giving the protein MNGFSTEEDSRDGGAGAPGFGHICCLVDDGERCNRPAGNASFSKRIQKSISQKKLKLETDKNVRHLYICDFHKGFIQSVRNKRKRKGSDDDGGDSPDRDAESPEVDLFQLQVNTLRRYKRHFKLQTRPGLNKAQLAETISRHFRTIPVNEKETLAYFIYMVKNDKIRHDQKPDSSIH; this is encoded by the exons ATGAACGGTTTTAGTACCGAAGAAGACAGCCGGGATGGCGGCGCCGGAGCTCCAGGATTTGGCCACATTTGTTGTCTGGTTGATGATGGAGAGAGGTGCAACCGCCCTGCCGGCAACGCCAGCTTTAGCAAGAGGATCCAGAAAAGTATTTCACAGAAGAAACTCAAACTGGAAACCGACAAGAAC GTTCGACATCTGTACATATGCGACTTCCACAAAGGTTTCATACAAAGTGTTCGcaataaaagaaagaggaaaggCAGTGATGATGATGGAGGTGATTCACCAGACCGTGATGCAGAATCTCCAGAG gTTGATTTATTTCAATTGCAAGTCAACACGCTGAGACGTTATAAGAGACACTTCAAACTACAGACCAGACCTGGACTAAATAAAGCTCAGCTAGCTGAG ACCATCAGTCGTCATTTTAGGACCATTCCAGTCAATGAAAAGGAAACCCTAGCCTATTTTATCTACATGGTGAAGAATGACAAAATCAGGCATGATCAGAAACCTGACAGCAGCATACACTGA